TCCCCCTAGCAACTCTCTAACAATCAGTACAGGTAAAGTCAAACAACTGATCATTATAAAAGTATAGCGTGGTAGTGCATGTTGGAAGTCCTTAACTTCATGCTCCTTTGGAAAATAGTGGATTGCTCGGAATAATTACGTAGGATCGGATTACATAGGAGAACGTTTTCGTCAGAAACTACGGATTGCAGCACACAAAGATAATAATGCCTTTACACTGCACAAACATAGGTAAAAGTTACACCTTAAATGGACATTTTTGCTGAAGTATCACCTGACACCGACTCGACGGAGTCGGAGGTACACGCCGCCAAAACTCATCGCCACATTACTCTGAGTATCGTGGAGTTGAGAATTCTCAGCTGATATAGGTAAAGACATTCTTCACAAACAACCACAGACAAACTACCAGGGGTATTTATCTCATACCCTACTTGGTCCGGATCCTGCtggttctgttctacctgataattaattgcacccacctggtttCCCAGGTCTAAAATCAGTACCTGATTAGAAGggaacaatttaaaaaatgcagtggaactggcttcgcgGTTCAGAGATGAGTGTGAGGGCATATAGACGTTCCTCACCCGCTCCAGAAAACAGGCCCCTACTCCCTCTGGGGTCTCTAGGCAGCCCTCCAGGTCATGGAGGAACACCCTGTAGAACCCAAGAGGTCATGAGTCAGAGGTCAAAGACAGATAAGGTCAGTAGGTCGCACCCTAACCACACAGAGCAGcaaacaccatcaccacacaggCCCCTATCCAGCACTCCTCCATAGATAATGACTAGCCACCCACACATCCATGCCACTGAGCCCCCAGTGTTTGCCAGTTTCCTCTCTCGTTGGCATAATCAAACGCTTGTTAGAGCAACTGGCATTTAACACTAGTTAGAGAGGCTCTAATTGGCTTAGTCATCCAGTTTAGCCTTTCAGCCCAGCAGGGGAGCAATCCCAGCAGGCAGGATATATAGGAGGCAGACAGTTTATGTACAACTGTTTGAGTGGCTCTAACTCACACAGCTGGCTAGAGGGAACTGGCTAGTAGCTACTGTACTGGAGAGATGGTTGTTTTTTAGATGGAGCAGTAGTTCAAAGAGGTTATGATGATGCAATTACTGCTTTAATCTTACAGTTCTTTGAGACTCCAAAAGCCTATAGAAAACATGACCGACTTCTCACAAGTCAATGACAGTGCTGATCTTTCCTCTTAACTacaggagatatatatatatatatatatatatagatatagatatagatacacacagtgccttcggaaaggagtcagaccccttgactttttccacattttgttacaggtCTATTCTAAAACAAATATGATTTTTTAATCCTCAATCTACAtacaacatcccataatgacaaagtgaaaacaggtttttaggaatgtcagctaatgtattaaaaataaaaaacagaattaccttatttacataagtattcacaccctttactatgagacttgaaattgagttgaaattgagctcaggtgcatcctgtttccattcttgatgtttctacaatttgattggagtccacctgcataattgaaggtccccaagaacacagtggcctccataactcttaaatggaagaagtgcgaaaccaccaagactcttcctagagctggccccccggacaaactgagcaatcgggggggaattgccttgatcagggaggtgaccaaaaacccaatggtcattctgacagagctccagtgttcctctgtggagatgggagaaccttctagaaggacaatcaggcctttattgtagagtggccatacgaaagccactcctcagtaaaaggcacatgacagcccacttggagtttgccaaaaaggcacctaagactctcagaccatgagaaacaagattctctggtctgaagaaaccaagattgaactctttggactgaatgacaagcatcatgtctggaggaaatctgtcaCCGTCCtaacggtgaagcatggtattTTACCCCTATTTCgtcccaattttgtgatatccaattggtagttacagtcctgtcccattgctgcaactcccgtgcagactcgggagaggcgaaggtcgagagccacgcGTCCTACGAAACAGCACTGCTTTTTCGCTTAACACtgaagccagcctcaccaatgtgtcggaggaaacaccatacagctggcgaccaaagtcagcgtgcaggcacccggcccgccacaaggagtcactagagcgcaatgtgacaaggacatcccggccggccaaaccctcctctaacccggatgACGTTGGGCCAACTGTgtgtcgcctcatgggtctcccggtcacggccagctgcgacacagcctgggatcaaacctgggtctgtagtgatgtgTCTAGTtttgtgatgcagtgccttagaccgctgcaccactcgggaggcccagtttttttttttttataaattagaagaaaaaaaatctaaaaacctgtttttgcattgtcattatggagtattttgtaACTTTATGAGgaagaaaaacaattgaatcaattttagaataaggccgtaacatAAACAAAAtgttaagtcaaggggtctgaatactttccaaatgcactgtgtgtgtgtgtgtgtatgtatgtatgtatatgcgTGTGTGAGCATGCATGTTTGCCCTTCCCAACTGATGTTTCCTTGCCTGCTGTGGAAGTTGTAGATCTCAGGCATGTTGCCAAACAGGACGTTCCTCTTACTGCGCAGGATGGGGGGCAAGAGCCCCGCGAGGGCCGggttctccatctctcccctgtaACCCTACACAATACGCACATAATCAGAATACAAAACACACTGTAGTAATCCAGTAATAGCTGGGGAAAACGCTGCTGTGCTCTCACCAGCAACACTGACAGCAGCTCCTCCACATAGACCCTCTCTGTCTCAATCAGCTCCCTCATCACGTGACTGTGGAGACACAGGGCCAGAGGGCCTCGTTAGTATTCTGTCTGAACATAAGGAATCAGGAAGACCACAGCAGGAATATGTAGAGGATGAGAAGACAGACCGTTTGAGAAGGTCTGGGCTGTCCTCTCCTTCCAGGCTGGAGAGCAGGGAGCTCCTATTCTCCTGGTAGTCATGCATCACCTCGATCTGAGACGGCCAGGACATACAGACAACCATTTTAATGAAGCTTAATTAagctatttaactaggcaagtcagttaggaacggtgggttaactgccttgttcaggggcataatgacagatttttaccttgccagctctgggattcgatctagcaacctttctgttagtggcccaacgctctaaccactaggctacctgccgcccctacatgGAGGGAATCCACCTAATGCATTTTCAGTTGCCATAACATTCCCATCATACATGTCATCATCACAGCCACAGTGACGTGTGTGAACTGTTCTATACTAGACTTTCATCTTTCACGTCCTTCTTCGACCATCTCACCTTTCTGGAGGCGGGGCTTTTCCGGGACGTCCTCTTCCCAGGGAGTGACAGATCGAAGGAGAACTTCAAACCGTCGACACCTGCAACACACGACCTCTCAGCTGAACTCGATAACACTGTAGGTTTCTATGCTTTTGATGAAACACCAGACCCATCTGGCAACATGTTAACAATGCTAAGTATAGCATATGTCTCCACGTATGCTTTGATGAAGCCATGACGTGGTATACGGCAAAGTAGTTAACACGAACATCACCCGATAGAGCCATCATTACACTGAGTAGATGCTTGCAGCGATTTGACAATGATAGTAGGTTTGAAAGGTCCTGTGGGACCAGGTTGTCTGGTCTTTGACACCGGGGATGACTGTTGGTCCAGGGTTTACACTTGATACTTCTCTTCTGATGGACGGCTAGTTAATCATTGGTAATAAGCAGCTTGCAGTGGAACTCCAATACTACTATATCCTCTACGAACACATCACCCAAAGTACTGTCTGGTGTaaatggctgactgactgtatcCGTTTGATCACGTGCTCCTCACATACCCTAAGACCagcatgtgtgtgcgcgtgcacatTATCACACTAAATCAGAGCCAACACATTTATCTTCATCTCCCCACTTATAAAAGGGGTTTCCTTCTGTGTGTGAGAAACACACCCACACGTCGCACCTCATTATTAACTGGGTGCGGTATGGCTAGCTTTGTTCAGCCCTGCCTGGAGGCGAGTGGGAGATGAAAGGGTCTTTGCCGTACGTGGTTCATATACATTATTACCATACAGTACACAGCTAGCATAACGGCTAAACGAGTATCCCCCAAGGACTGATTATAGTGCTGGGCTCTAACAGCTAGCTTATTGGTAAAGGTGGACCGCTAACTGAGGTCGAGCACAAAGACCCTGAGCTTCCTCATTACTGGAGCCTGTGGTTTGCTGTTTTGATTACTGCTTTGTGGCCTGGAGGATGGTGTGTGAAGCCCTAGGCTGAAGACACAGACGACACCCAGTACCCAGGGGAGAGGGACGGCTGTCAGGCCAGAGGCCAGGGGAGGGCTGCATTCACAGGGCCTGGGGAAACAGCAGAGCCCTGGGTGGAGGCCTAGCGGAGCTGGATAATTAAAGTGTGCTGTAAGCCTCTATAACCCCAAACAGTCAACTGTAGTCTGATGTTCTTTAATCTACTGTGACAAATGCTAATGTACTGTATCAAGTGTGATTGAAtgtgtgtgattgagtgtgtgtgtgtgtgtgtgtggtgtgtgtatattcCACTGCCTCCTCTTACCATGTTTGGGGGAAAAGAGTGGGGACTTGGAGCGGGGCGGGCTCTCCGCCCTGGGGGCCACTAGTTGGATGGGACGGACGTGTTTATCAGCCAGCTTCCTCAGACAGACCTGCCTGTTGTGGATCATCTCCTGCACCACCGTGTGCTTCTCAAATGTTTCCCCTATCTGGACCTGGGGAGGATGGAAGAGGAGCTTAGGACATTCATATCGACCCAAAACCTGTATTGAGTGTTAGTTAAACAGCCGTTTATAGCCTTTATGCAGTCTTGAAGgttgcctgaaggtaccatgacCAGAAATGAATGCTTGTATAAGTCCTGTAATATTAGATATATTACGGGGTGATAGAAAACATTGAGAATGGATTATACACAGATGGGTCAGGAGAAACATTAAAGAGGGGGTTACTCTTTAAACCATCAGGCTGTTTGTCAATGAGAGACACTGGCTTGGTGTTGGACCTGTATCTCTGGGGTGAGGACAGACTCAAACTCCACGGCCAGAAGGTCAGGTCCTGAGCTGAGAAGAGACGGAGCCCCCTCCAGGAATCTATCCATGTCCTTCAAAGCAGCCTGCGCCCCCTCCTTAGACTGGAACTTATCCACCAGCTGCTGAGCCAACAGGTAGGCCCCATCGTCACACCAACTCTGGGCCTATGGAGGGGATAAGACAACGATGTCACACCGACCAGTCATATTCGGATATACGGTAGCACTTGACAGAGTATCAAGCATGGTTGTTTGTGTATGATGTTAGATTTGTACTCATCTGTGTGCAATagtgtaaacagtgtgtgtgtgtgtcctctaccTGGCCGAGGCGTAGCAGCAGCCGGTGGGCCCGGGAGAGGTGTGCGCGTTTCACTCTCAGAGCATTACTGAGCGTGTCACAGCGGTGACGTAGCTCGTTGCCGCGCTGCAAGATCAGGGCCATGGCATAGTGGTGACTGGCTGCCAGCTGGTGACCATGGAGGATGATGATCTGGGCACTGACCATCTCCTCCTAGCAACACAACCAGGACACCACAGTCAGTTACATACAACAAGACATGGCATACAGGAGGCCTACATACACACAGCATCACAACGGCAAATACACTTCAATCCGAGCTACACAACCAATTGTCACGGCCCCTCCTCTGCAGTGCAGGGGCcgttcctcctgcaggcagatgagggtcgttagtgattggagtcacctgggctcaaagtatcatcctcctcctcctttgcatagttttcactcagtcattcacacacacagattcatgcatccctgcactttacatacaccttacattatgatactttcacacctcattcctttttctttgtttaaagttaatagttttgGTTTACAATAAAGAACCATTTTGATTGGCCTATACCTGTTGTTCGCGtcccctcatttttgccacaggctatgagccggCCTGTGACACAATGCTATTACCAAAAGCACGAGTCCCTGAGAAGACAATCTCTGCCAaccacagtatacagtatgtgtaaccCTGGTCCATTGATCTGATCAGGGAAGTGTCCCCTAGTAAACACTGACCTGTGCGTGAGCCTCCAGGATGTCCAGGTCTCTGAGTGTCTGCTCTGTCTGAGTCAGCTTCTCCCCTGACgatgacatctctctctcctgggaTGCCAGATGCTCCAGAGACAACTCCATCtgacaacgagagagagaaagatattagTTAGAGACGTATACCCCTCCCAAATTCAAAACGTCCCATCCGATCTCAAATTGAACTGTACACCACGTGTCCTACTTGTTCTAAGAGTTGCCTCTCGACAATGAATCAACCATCATCAATCATGCAATTGATCAGTCTCACCTCCTGGAAGCGATGTTCGTATCTGAGCAGCTGTAAGTACTGTTGCAGTTTTAGATGATGCTTCTCAAAGAAGCCGTCAAAGGCTGACTCCATGCCCCTCAGCTGAGCTAGTAGCCTGAAGACCAGAGACAGAGGTTATAATCAAAaaatgacctttatttaactaggcaagcctcCCCTATCCCGGACGATGcagtgccaattgtgcgccgccctatgggactcccaatcatagccaattgtgatacagcccgggtttgaaccagggtctgtagtgacacctctaacactgagatgcagtgccttagaccgctccgccactcaggagccccatgGCCACTCTTTAGGCAGACCGTAGCATGATTATCTCTGAGGttatataaacacacacctcTGCACAGTCTCCCAGTCCAGCCTGACATCCCAAAGTGaatcctcctctctccccgaGGCCTCCAGGCTAGCCAGCAGGTGACGACCCTCCTTTGATACTGACCGTATCGCTTCCTGTACAAGACAGACAAAATGGTTATAAAATATCAGGGTGAACATGTAGACTGGCTGTCAGTTAGTCTGCCACTGATATAGAATTGTAACATATTATGATAGAGTCTAGTGTAAAACAGAGTGATAGAGGACTCATCATAGATAAAACCcattttagcatggacattgccattgagggcttcctcCATTTTAaggtagtcaactgggtggggatttcTATGAGTTGGGAGCAAATCAGCCAATGAAGAACGGGAAAATCTATTACTTCAATAGCACTGCCCACAGACGGTATAacggcacagatacaaagatgagtcctctaccTCTATGGTGTAAAAAGGGTTGCAGTATACCTTGAGTTTCCTGTACTTGTCAGTGTGGGTTGAGAGGAGGCGCATGATGGCGGTGCCCTCAGCTGGCAGTTTGGTCTCAGCCAGCTCTGTGCCAAACGCCTGCAGCATCTGAGCTATGTCCTTAACTGTCACCGCAAAGCTCTCTATGGCCTGGAGGGGAGCCAGAgagcatgagcacacacacacacacacacagggaagtcATCACAGTGTTTCTAAATGTATACTCTGATGTCATCACTCAGAACTGTGAAAACATACAGGCCAAGTTTGAATGTGTCTCTCTGCATCAGATATGTTGTAACAGAAGTGTTGGGGGTTCTGAGTGGCTGCATGGCGGGTGCTATGTAAGTGTAAAGTATGTACTGTTCTTAGAACGATCCAGTCACTGTGGCAGTAGTCCAGGGTTCCACCAAACTCAGAGGTCAGTTGGTTCTCATCAACGTATCTCAGTAGGTCTGTCACAGAGCTCAGCATCACCACCTAATAAAGGAGAGCTACAATAAGCTGCACATGATCGACTGTGTGTAGTACTACGCACGCTTCTTCAAACATGAGATGCCAATGCCGTGTGGTGAAGTGTTGGATTTGGCCTCTGATCTGCCTTACTGGCATCTTGAGCATGAAGTCCTCCTGGCTGAAACGGAAGCCCAGGTCTGTGACGGTGCGCTGGAAGAAGCTGGTGGGTCTCAGCACCAGCACCAGGTGGAGGTTCCCAGGGAAggaggcctggagatggagagggacacaATCACACCCCCGGGGTTGGACAGTGAGCTCTGACCTTTGACAATTCCTGGACCATGTCTTTACCCAACACTACGCCAGAGTCTGTTCACACTTCTGGATGCATAGAGGGATAGGCATTTGCCAGCATCTGTCACTGACAGGACATATTGACTGCACTAACAAGCAATCATCCGCAGTCAGACAAAACAGGCTCCCCCACTGTCAATCAGATAAGGAAAGCCAGACATATCCTGCTAGCTAGTGCCTATCACAGGTGTATTAAAGTTGCAGTCAATATCAAATGGATTCACTAAACAAGAGCAGATAGTAGGTAGTCTGTATTTTTTTAGGGATGAGGTGATTTTCGGAGTGATTTCCAGCGTCAGATCACAAGTAAAGCAGTAGGCTAAGGATGACAATCTGATGAGCTAAATTTGAAATAATGCTCACAACCATTTTCCTCACACGACTGCGGTGGTGAAGGTCTGCTAACTAACAAATGGGTTTGGTTCAATTGAAGTTGCCAGCTGTTAAAGCGTGAACATGTGCAGCACAGAACATCGACATTAAACAGTGGGAAATTGATTATTCCCCCAAAAGACCGATGCATTCGGTTATAGAGCTCTTTGACATTCATTTGTCCTATCTAAATCTAGCTTCAGGCTACCGCAAACATAAACTCTGCCCTTCAAGCTCAACATGCTAGAAAAAATAGAACTGCTCGGTTTGCATTCATATAAGCAAGTTATCTTTCTCGGTCTCACTGCATCAACCGTATGACTAAACTCAAATCAGGCTCTGCACCGCAGTGCTACGCTTAGCAAGCTGATGTCAGTGACCGATGCCGCATTCACTCTGCCCACCCAAACTCAAGCACAACTATTTTAGCACGTAATCAAACTATGTAATAATCGCGTTACCGGGCTCTTCCGTGTCCTGTGCAATCCTCGGCGCTGGTAACTCTCAGCCATCGTGTTAACAGCCATTTATGCGATAACGCTAAAACCTCGCCCGTTCCGTCGCTAACAAATTGGTGCCAAGTTACTTGGCCCCTCTACTCCGCTGCATCAACGTTGCTGCCACGAGGAGGGTGGCAGCGCTGTCTGCAAGCTCTCCCTTCCTCTAACCTTCTCGACTTCCCGCTCTCCCTCATTTTCCGCCGAAATATAGCGTCATCAGGTAAATATCCAAGTAGCGGAGTGCTGGCTCTGTATTTTGATTCCCTCACGACGGGACTTCATTTTCATACAGTGAATACAGAACAATTTATTAAGAAAATGATGTATGCGCAATAATAAACGGTGACAAAACAACTGCAGTATTTTAATGAAAACCGCACAAGAGACCATCCCAAAACAGCAGGAACTGAGTGGGGataattcagcaccatggacaactCCCCAATCTGACGTCGTCTGATAGTATTGATATTCggaagttttttttcttccacaGCAGCAAATCATCCGTTCTTTAGTAGGATAGGGCCAGGCCTAAACTAGTATCGTTACCATACTTCCACAGTAGATTTGATTTGGTTTCCGACCTTTCTTGATTTCTttaaaaagtattattatttAGTGTACTTGTTTGACGTGTTACTGCATTATTAAGAGCTAGTAACATAGGAATTTCGCAGCCCCCTACAATAAGATCTGATAaactgtgtatgcgaccaataacgtTTGATTTCATTTCCACATGCACGAGAGTGCATGTATGCACGCGAAAAAAATGCCATGACTTTAACTTGCTCACCGCAATTCGGGCAAGTGCTGTTTTGATAGAGGTCCATGTATCCAGTCTTCTGTCTAAAATGATGATGAATTTTACACCTGGCTGTCTTGCTCTGCAAACACAAGAACCAAAAGTATTTGAACACATGTACCTTTCACTGAACAAATGTATACTTTTACTGATAAAATGTACAGGTATAGTACCTAAAAACTCTGATAATATGCTAAATTCATTTGACAACAAATTATATTTTTTGGTAAAGAAGGAAGGACTGCAGAGTGAATACATTAGATATGTTTACAGGGACATTCATCGACTCTTGTGACCTGCACTCATCCAATGATATGATCCCTCCTCCCCAGGGTATACCTGCTCTGAGCTGGCACAGAGGACATCACTAGGGCATCGAAATAGATGATAGGATATGGAGCATCTAGTGCCATCTGTGCAAAGAATTCTAACTCTGGACTAAAGCAGGCACACACTGCACTGCAGAGAACGAGAGAGttgtgagaagagagagggagggctacAGAGATGAATATTAGGAGGGAGTGTAGTAATATGGTGGTTCACCCACCGAGGTATGAGGGTGAGGTATGTTAAGACTTTGGCTAAAGATTCCTCCGGAATGTCGCTGAAAGCCGAGTATTCTGGGAGGGTCACGATCACGCTAGAGTCCTCACCACGCCCCCCTGCGAAGAAAAAATTATTTTCATATGAACAATCACACTCAACAATGTGTTAAACAAGGATATTACGTTCTTTGTGGACGCCTCATTCAAATAGTTGACGGTCAGAGGTTATGAACCCTCAGTAGTGGGACAAGACTAAGTAAAGagcccccacctgacaggtaggCCACCTGCTTCTCAATGTAGCCGTCCACCTCCTTCATACTCATAGAGACTGACACTTCTGTGGgaaggggagtgggggggggggaagagagagagattagaataACAGGTCCCAATGAGGCCTCTTTCAACCTGTCACACAGTGGTTATCATTCATAACTTGTCCCATAAGAATGATGAAATAGCAGAGAGAAATACTGCCACCCAGTGGTCATATGTAAAACAACATTGCAGTAGTAAGAAAGGTATCAGACTCAGCTGTTTGGTTCAAGTCAGTCAATCGTTCTGAGGTGGGTCTGGACCCCTTCTATCCACTGTGTCATCCAGGCTAGAACAGCAGGAGGCAGTCACTATACCTCTCCATAACCTTCTCTCGTCACCAGGTGAGGCAGCAGGAGGTCATATACTGTTTACActacaggaggctggtggcacctaaattggggaggacgggctcttgGTAATGGCTGGTGTGGAATGGCATCGAACACATggtatgagctgtcctcccctcaccagcctcctgtggtgtacACCAAGCTGTGGTGGCAGGCAGCACTGACTCACTCCTCATTCCACAATGTTGAAAGGACTCTACACTGCATGTAACATAAATATACAATGATATAGTGGGATGATTGAAGCCACACTGAAGACTCCACTATCAGTTTAAACTCCACTATCAGGCATTATATAACTCTAAAGTAAAAGTCGTATATAGTCATGTATAATGCTCTGTGGTCGACTAGTTTATGCAACCGATCACTTGATTCACATACACTCAGTCTCCTTGTGAATAATACACAGTATTAGTAAATCTGAATAGGATTTCATACACGCAGAGAGATGCagtataaggagagagagaggagttgtgtagggagagtgagaaagagagatatgcagggtagagagagagagagaaagaggggggagaccgtgtcgagagagggagagtgtgtccTTTTCCACATCGATGTCGTCGGGGGTAACAGTGTCTGGTGGGGAGTCAGCGAGTGGAGGGGTAATGAGCTGTGCAGATCTCTGGCTTGAGTGTATCAGAGAGCTTGGAAAGGCAACATGTAGTACTCATAGGCAGTTTCTAAATAGTTCATGGGGGGTAGATAGTGGATGTACTCCTGGACACACTGCATCTCTTGTACAGCTGACATCCACAATGTCTACTATGCAGCTTCACAACCAATGATTTTGTCATCCCTTAATGCGGCACAGCATATGACAGAAGATGCCATTTGTGACTGTAATTTAGAGGCAATCTAATGAGAAAAGGTGAAATATCCTTGTCAGGCTACCTATCCATATCGCTCCAGCAAAACGCCACGCCTGCTCTTCTCCACGATGGGTCTGGATTTTCCCCCCTCCCCAACGTCTTTTGGAACGCAAACACATTCTGAACGTTCTGATTGGTCCCTGAAaacgatgggttgggccagagccagccTACATGATGACGTTATCCACTTTGATTGGTTAGATTCGTTAGAGACGATCCAATCGCTGATGAATTTGTTTTGTACAATGCCCCTCATTTTGACGTCACACAAATGAGTTCCAGGATGGCAGATTTAGACAATGTATGTCGCAATCGATAGAGCAGCGGAATTAAATTCAGAATGAGTCGTCAGGCAAGTAATATCCGGCAACCAGATACAGTGAATtctgaaagtaatcagaccccatgactttttctacattttgttacgttacagtcttattctaaaaatgagAATAATAATCATcacactacacacaatacctcataatgacaaagagaaaacaggttttaaaatgttgaaaatgtattaaatataaaaaaaaga
Above is a genomic segment from Oncorhynchus kisutch isolate 150728-3 linkage group LG19, Okis_V2, whole genome shotgun sequence containing:
- the LOC109910148 gene encoding proto-oncogene DBL isoform X6, producing the protein MAVNTMAESYQRRGLHRTRKSPASFPGNLHLVLVLRPTSFFQRTVTDLGFRFSQEDFMLKMPVVMLSSVTDLLRYVDENQLTSEFGGTLDYCHSDWIVLRTAIESFAVTVKDIAQMLQAFGTELAETKLPAEGTAIMRLLSTHTDKYRKLKEAIRSVSKEGRHLLASLEASGREEDSLWDVRLDWETVQRLLAQLRGMESAFDGFFEKHHLKLQQYLQLLRYEHRFQEMELSLEHLASQEREMSSSGEKLTQTEQTLRDLDILEAHAQEEMVSAQIIILHGHQLAASHHYAMALILQRGNELRHRCDTLSNALRVKRAHLSRAHRLLLRLGQAQSWCDDGAYLLAQQLVDKFQSKEGAQAALKDMDRFLEGAPSLLSSGPDLLAVEFESVLTPEIQVQIGETFEKHTVVQEMIHNRQVCLRKLADKHVRPIQLVAPRAESPPRSKSPLFSPKHGVDGLKFSFDLSLPGKRTSRKSPASRKIEVMHDYQENRSSLLSSLEGEDSPDLLKRHVMRELIETERVYVEELLSVLLGYRGEMENPALAGLLPPILRSKRNVLFGNMPEIYNFHSRVFLHDLEGCLETPEGVGACFLERKENFKVYECYCQNKPRSESLWRQYSDCAFFQECQKKLEHKLGLDSYLLKPVQRLTKYQLLLKELLKYSAGGCEGTSELQAALAAMLHLLKSVNDSMHQIAITGYQGELCDLGRVLMQGSFSVWISHKKGPTRMKELARFKPTQRHLFLYERALLFCKCREEHGEGADKTPSYSFKHCLKMSAVGITENVKGDVKKFEIWYSGREEVYAVQAPTVEVKTAWLGELRRILTNQQKLLKDERCVDIQMPDHIRRSPPMSESKQQRASFSSEDTVREEQSRPTVPLPKSPAQPTQRARHASHNGHLSGSGGVGWRSGPLSPVRHRGGGHCSAGSRQI
- the LOC109910148 gene encoding proto-oncogene DBL isoform X5, producing MAVNTMAESYQRRGLHRTRKSPASFPGNLHLVLVLRPTSFFQRTVTDLGFRFSQEDFMLKMPVVMLSSVTDLLRYVDENQLTSEFGGTLDYCHSDWIVLRTAIESFAVTVKDIAQMLQAFGTELAETKLPAEGTAIMRLLSTHTDKYRKLKEAIRSVSKEGRHLLASLEASGREEDSLWDVRLDWETVQRLLAQLRGMESAFDGFFEKHHLKLQQYLQLLRYEHRFQEMELSLEHLASQEREMSSSGEKLTQTEQTLRDLDILEAHAQEEMVSAQIIILHGHQLAASHHYAMALILQRGNELRHRCDTLSNALRVKRAHLSRAHRLLLRLGQAQSWCDDGAYLLAQQLVDKFQSKEGAQAALKDMDRFLEGAPSLLSSGPDLLAVEFESVLTPEIQVQIGETFEKHTVVQEMIHNRQVCLRKLADKHVRPIQLVAPRAESPPRSKSPLFSPKHGVDGLKFSFDLSLPGKRTSRKSPASRKIEVMHDYQENRSSLLSSLEGEDSPDLLKRHVMRELIETERVYVEELLSVLLGYRGEMENPALAGLLPPILRSKRNVLFGNMPEIYNFHSRVFLHDLEGCLETPEGVGACFLERKENFKVYECYCQNKPRSESLWRQYSDCAFFQECQKKLEHKLGLDSYLLKPVQRLTKYQLLLKELLKYSAGGCEGTSELQAALAAMLHLLKSVNDSMHQIAITGYQGELCDLGRVLMQGSFSVWISHKKGPTRMKELARFKPTQRHLFLYERALLFCKCREEHGEGADKTPSYSFKHCLKMSAVGITENVKGDVKKFEIWYSGREEVYAVQAPTVEVKTAWLGELRRILTNQQKLLKDERCVDIQMPDHIRRSPPMSESKQQRASFSSEDTVREEQSRPTVPLPKSPAQPTQRARHASHNGHLSGSGGVGWRSGPLSPVRHRGGGHCSAGAMGSPRHQYNHSHLLHTVWPRSSPTAS
- the LOC109910148 gene encoding proto-oncogene DBL isoform X1, which codes for MGPVSLQVETEQEQKPEREMDCYHSLLQAGSQLENTLQQVSVSMSMKEVDGYIEKQVAYLSGGRGEDSSVIVTLPEYSAFSDIPEESLAKVLTYLTLIPRARQPGVKFIIILDRRLDTWTSIKTALARIAASFPGNLHLVLVLRPTSFFQRTVTDLGFRFSQEDFMLKMPVVMLSSVTDLLRYVDENQLTSEFGGTLDYCHSDWIVLRTAIESFAVTVKDIAQMLQAFGTELAETKLPAEGTAIMRLLSTHTDKYRKLKEAIRSVSKEGRHLLASLEASGREEDSLWDVRLDWETVQRLLAQLRGMESAFDGFFEKHHLKLQQYLQLLRYEHRFQEMELSLEHLASQEREMSSSGEKLTQTEQTLRDLDILEAHAQEEMVSAQIIILHGHQLAASHHYAMALILQRGNELRHRCDTLSNALRVKRAHLSRAHRLLLRLGQAQSWCDDGAYLLAQQLVDKFQSKEGAQAALKDMDRFLEGAPSLLSSGPDLLAVEFESVLTPEIQVQIGETFEKHTVVQEMIHNRQVCLRKLADKHVRPIQLVAPRAESPPRSKSPLFSPKHGVDGLKFSFDLSLPGKRTSRKSPASRKIEVMHDYQENRSSLLSSLEGEDSPDLLKRHVMRELIETERVYVEELLSVLLGYRGEMENPALAGLLPPILRSKRNVLFGNMPEIYNFHSRVFLHDLEGCLETPEGVGACFLERKENFKVYECYCQNKPRSESLWRQYSDCAFFQECQKKLEHKLGLDSYLLKPVQRLTKYQLLLKELLKYSAGGCEGTSELQAALAAMLHLLKSVNDSMHQIAITGYQGELCDLGRVLMQGSFSVWISHKKGPTRMKELARFKPTQRHLFLYERALLFCKCREEHGEGADKTPSYSFKHCLKMSAVGITENVKGDVKKFEIWYSGREEVYAVQAPTVEVKTAWLGELRRILTNQQKLLKDERCVDIQMPDHIRRSPPMSESKQQRASFSSEDTVREEQSRPTVPLPKSPAQPTQRARHASHNGHLSGSGGVGWRSGPLSPVRHRGGGHCSAGAMGSPRHQYNHSHLLHTVWPRSSPTAS